The following nucleotide sequence is from Trifolium pratense cultivar HEN17-A07 linkage group LG2, ARS_RC_1.1, whole genome shotgun sequence.
CAGTTAgtttttcttctatttgatACAATTGATACTATATATTGGATTCTTTTcttaaatttatttagaataacatgatattttatCCACAAAGGGTTGAAAATGTTAAAATATGCATTTTTCTGTGTTGTAGATCCTTTTATGTCGGCGATGCAGCTGGGAGAGAATCAGATCATAGTGATGCTGATATTAGATTTGCAGAGGTATTTAAACAAGTTTAGCAACAAAGAAATAACTTGTGATTTGAGCACCATTTAAGAAATAGTTGGTGGATTGCAGTGGTGGATTTTTTGAGAACCATCATGGCCAATTTGTGAAGGATGTTGGCGCCATGGCATTTTATAGCGGCATAGAATGGCGGATATTTTTGTTTGCTGCTATCCCTGCATTCAGTAACATCGATGAATAATGACATCATGACATGATTCATAAGCGCATTTCTTCGTTTTTTGACTCAAGCGCATTTGTCCTATCCATCTCTCTTTGATCGCTGTTTAAGTTTATGGGTGTATATTTCATCCAGTTGTGAATATTATTGTCTTAAGCTGCAATTCTACTTCTGAATAATGTTTTCCCTTTGCTGTCATTACTCattaatatgttaattttttattcatcttTGCAGGTTTATGTCtgtctcatttatttatttttaatggttGCAGGCTAATGGTTTGAAGTTTTATGTCCCTGAAGAGTACTTTGCGGCATGAGCATTTAATTTAGACATACATTGGTTCATATAAGGGACTAGCTTTGTGTCGAAGTGACATTACCATGGCTTTTGTCTATCAGCAGTTGTCTAGATGTAGAATAGATTAATTAACCTAGTGTTGTTGAAAATTTGTGAACATTTCTGAGATTCTATGATTGAATAACTTTATCATCTATCTATCTTCTATCTATATATAAGAAAGGACAGTGAAAATTCCTAAACTGCCCATCCTTATAAATTGACACGGCCAAaataaggttattttgtgtctttttaACTCATCCTTAGGGGACGTTTGTTTCGGAGATTCTAAACTTATTCCTACGAATATGAGAGATGTTTCGAAGATTctaaactctctctctctctctctctctctctctctctctctctctcttatactccctctagtctcatatgtaagcaaaaaaaaaaaaaacacccttTAAGAAAGTAGGTTAAGTATATTGATCGAGGACAAAAAACACCTCATTTTCAATTATACCCTTCTTGGTAAGTGTAGAACATTGTATTTATTGGTTGaatcaatatttaatttaagggtaaaattggaataatgaCAAGTACATAATAATTGAGGtagacttttgcttatattagagactttcaattatttttgttttgttgcttaCATttgagaccggagggagtacacaTAAAGATGAAATACCATTTAATAAAAGAATTACACAAGAGAAACAAATTTTGATTCAACATGTATCATTTATTTGATTCATTGCAGAAGGTTGAAATtctacaaaaaatgaaaaattacatCTAATTATTATGAAACAACATGTATCATTTATTTGATTCATCTTGCAAAAGGCTGAAATTCTAAGGCTGAAAttctgtaaaaaaataaaaaattacatttagtTATTGTGAACAACACGTACTCtatctgtcccaaaatataagcaaaagttggtcaacaaaagtgaatgtatttggtccaaatttttaaccaaatacattaagtttttttgactcacttttgcttatattttgggacggagggaatataatttatttgattCATCTTGCAAAAGACTGAAATTCTACAAAAAATGAAAGAGAGAGTCATACGGAATAAacacttaaaattaaataagtaccTAAGAAAAAAATACTTAGGAGAAAAAACACTTAAttaaataagcacttatgtgaataaacacttatttaaataagctTGAATGAGCACTTAATCGTACTTCATTAATAAACACTTATTTAAGCACTTAATCATTTAAACATTTAATTGAATAAacacttaattaattaaaataacttaAATAAACACTTAATTGGTTATATTTCATAAACTGATTGCATAAACtcttattaaactttttaacttaggaataaaaaaaaaattgtatgaaatGAAATtcgaaaaataaattaaatacgtGGCAAGATTATCCGAGGGTTATTATCAACGTATATTTtaatcaccatcatcatcatcatccgaTCCGATAGACATACTTAGCTGGAGTGTGTCCAGAGTAGAATTCAATGACTCCACGACATTGTTATTAATAACTCTTGCGAGCACACACGCAGTGAACAATACAAGAGAAAATATGTTTGGATTAAtcagaagaaaaacaaattggGTATCTTCTTCCAATTTGCTATTAAGAAGAGAGTTGTGTTTGGGTGCTaatggaggaggaggaggaggaggaggagccaTGGAACACTTGATCAATCAACTCCAATCTCATGTCCATAAGGTCCTTGCTGGTGGTGGACCCGAATCTGTCAAGAGAAATAGTAGTAGAAACAAACTTCTACCTAGACAAAGAATTGATCTTCTTCTTGATCCTGGTTCTTCTTTCCTTGAGCTTTCACAGGttcttattcttttcttttttggattTACAGTTTAATTGAACATTTATTCATTCATTAGACATTAATAGCATACTCCCTTCATTACTTGCTGCTGGTGGTTGAGTtgattgaataactgatgtatctggtgTTCGGATAGGGAAACAGAGTGAGTATTATATAAGACAAATGTGTCCAGAGGTATTTATGTTTTGCGTAACCGATACCtagttttttaggtaacaaataggCTTTTAAGTTTCTACTTTATTGCACCGTTATCCTTCAAGTTATTCACAAAAATGCTGAAGTAACATGGTGAGGTGGTAGTGAACACTGCGGTTTGGCTTCCAAATTACAAGTAGCATTCAGTGCCACCTCACTAAGTTAACAGTTATGTTAGCGCTTTTGTAACAGAGGCTGGAAGGAAACCGTGCAATAAGAAACTTAAAAGACCTGTTTGTTACCTACAAAACTTAAAGCATATTTGTTAACTAAAAAATCTATTACAAACATGAGGCTTAAAGGATCCTCTGATGCATTTGGCCTAttatataagtgtttatgtttaagctatttttgtaacaaaaaataaaataatggcaaactgttttcatatgtGTTAGAAGTTGTTTTAGTAGGCTATCGtggagagtttatggaaataaaCTGAAAAATAACTAATGGACATGACATAAGTTGTTTCTTTACACTCCATACAGTCTCATACGTGTTTATGCTAGTagtaaactcaaataagtcaatccaaacggacctGAGATAAGTATGTTTTATTTGAGTGAGTTATATGATAAGTGCTTATAaatcattttgattttattttattttttgttaaagaaATAGCTTATAggtaagcacttatatgataagcgcttatgcgatacatttttaattaagttgtttatccaaacatgacGTTAAGTTAAGTAATGATTGCCCTTAATTAAGTAAATACTTTACACGGTAAGATCAAACAAGCTCTTCCAAACACGCTCTTTGTATTAATCGTTCGTTTGGGTTTGTGGAAAGTTCATAACTTGCACATAGTAGTATTAGACAATCGGAAATGAGAAATACAGAAATAGGTAATGTGTTTATCTGCCATAAAAAAAGGCAATGTGTTTACCTAATAAAGATTTGAACTTTTGAGTGATGATGAAGCTTGCAGGACATGAGTTGTATGAAGAGCCTTTACCTTCTGGTGGGGTTGTGACTGGCATTGGTCCGGTGCACGGCCGACTTTGCATGTTTGTGGCCAATGATCCTACTGTTAAGGGAGGGACTTATTATCCTATTACTGTTAAGAAACATCTCAGGGCACAGGAGATTGCTGCTCAATGCAAATTGCCGTGCGTGTATCTTGTTGACAGTGGCGGTGCTTTCCTTCCCAAGCAGGCTGATGTATTTCCGGACAGAGAAAACTTTGGTAGAATATTTTATAATCAGGCTATAATGTCTTCTCAGGGGATTCCCCAAATTGCATTGGTGTTAGGCTCTTGCACTGCTGGTGGTGCCTATATACCTGCTATGGCTGATGAAAGTGTGATGGTCAAGGGAAATGGCACTATTTTTTTAGCAGGGCCACCTCTTGTTAAGGTCAGCTCTAGCTTATTATCAAGCTCCAATATCCTTTTTGTGATATATCTGGCTACTTATTTTTGTcttaaatttctttaaatttaaaGTGTTTCTGTCTATGATAATGTATTTTATGCGTGTCTATGACTTAAATTaacattaattgattgatttcataGGCTGCCACTGGAGAAGAAGTGTCTGCAGAGGATTTGGGAGGTGCTGCCGTGCACTGCAAGACATCGGGTGTTTCTGACTATTTTGCTCAAGGTATTCGTGGTGGATAATTTCTTTCTTGCACATCTAAGTGGATAGATAGTGTGATACttaataatgaaattaaatCAAATCGGTTTTGTTTCTTGTAGATGAACTTCATGCACTTGCACTTGGGAGAGACATTGTTAAGAATTTGCATATGGCTGGGAGAGATGCCTCGACAAATGGATTGCTAAATATGAATTATGAATATAAAGAGCCACTATATGATGTCAATGAACTTCGTTCTATTGCCCCCACTGATCTTAAGCAGCCGTTTGATATCCGAGAAGTAATTTCTCGCGTTGTTGACGGAAGTGAATTTGATGAATTCAAGAAACTGTATGGCACTGTGAGGGCTTATTCACTTCACTTTCCACCTATTTAATCATTTATCTTTATATTTGCCTACACACTTGATGAGTTGTCAGATATTTATTGGTGGTTGGTTTTCGGTTTTTACAATAAATATTATGAGTACACCGAGTATATAATGTAGCAACCTGTAAATGTTTCGCAAGTCATCGATGTACTGGTAGCCTAGAAAAAAATAGTACTCTAGTAATTCCCATATATTCTAATTATATCCTTATTTGAAATCTATGTGCAGACTCTTGTAACAGGTTTTGCTAGGATTTTTGGACAGCCTGTAGGAATTATTGGAAACAATGGGattttattcaatgaatctgctCTGAAAGGGGCCCATTTCATTGAACTATGTACTCAACGTAACATTCCCTTGGTTTTCCTTCAGAACATCACTGGATTCATGGTATGAATTCAAGTTATTTCTCCAGTTTCTCTGATTATGATGCATTTTGTCATTATATTCTGCCTTCTGAGTAGATTGGCTCCTTTTCTTCTTGGAACATAACTTGATTTGTGGTATGAACAAATGGGCTTTACAATTCATAGACAACAAGACAATAATGTATAAATTTAGGAAATCAACTGAATGAGTGAAACTGTAAACTGAATGCACATAAGATCTCATAGTACAATATTCATCTGTAAACTGTAAACTGAATGCACATAAGCTCCAATATCCTTTGTATGATATATTCAGTACTGTAAACTGTACACGTGTCTATTTGATAGGTGGGATCAAAGTCCGAAGCAAATGGTATAGCAAAGTCTGGAGCAAAAATGGTGATGGCTGTATCTTGTGCAAAGGTATGTGGATTCCCGCACACTATAACCTTTTTTACAGTTACTTGCCTTGCCTCTTTTTCGCTGCACTGTGTTATATTGGGGTGGTTGGGCTGGTAGATCAATTCATAGAGAAGAGTAGAAGATATAAGAGAAATGAAACAAATggtattatatttataaaggaCTGGTGATCATTTTTGCTCAAATATCTGCAGGTACCTAAAATCACGATAATTGTTGGCGGAAGCTTTGGTGCTGGAAACTATGCAATGTGTGGTCGTGCCTATAGTCCAAACTTCATGTTCCTTTGGCCTAATGCCAGAATATCTGTCATGGGAGGTGCTCAGGTAGTTTATCTCTCAAGTCATGATTCTTTACAAATTATTggtttcgaagatttgattgatcATTAGTTGATAATATTCATCAGGCTGCTGGTGTTCTGGCTCAAATAGAGAAAGGCAATAAGAAAAAACAAGGAATTCAGGTAAGAACAAAGTTATTAAGGAGAAGATTATTTTGTACCTGGTGACAAATTTATGGTTTGTCTCATTTGTCTTTGTTTATGCTTGTAATAATACAGTGGAACAAGGAGGAAGAGGAAAAGTTCAAAGCAAAAGTAGTCGATGCGTACGAGAGAGAAGGAAGTCCTTATTACTCAACGGCGAGGCTTTGGGATGATGGAATCATTGATCCAGCTGATACAAGAAAAATCATCGGTCTCTGTGTCTCTGCTTCCTTGAACCGTGCCACAGAAAATACCAAATATGGTGTATTTAGAATGTGAATATTTGATGTTGAAGCTTTGTTGTGCACTAAATGTTGTTAAAGCCTGAAATGTGATGTAGATTTGTTAAGAAAGGGAAGATAGTAAGAGAGAAAAGGGGTTATGACATGAGTGAAAAGTAAATTCTTTCCTCATCATGTTAAACTTGGATGGAACATACcccatttataataaaaatgtttcTTGCATGCAGATTAGTTCTCGTTCAACACACACTCACCTTTTGACTCTTGTTTAAGATTTAAGAATTGGACCAGAACTTATGCAGGAATCAACCGGTAACATCCATAAAAAGCAGTGAAGACGTGAGAATAATTGGTGAAGTTTAGATATTTAATTTCATAACATTATAATATGCATCAATTACAAGAAGATGGCGCCCGTGGCCTAATGGATAAGGCGTTTGACTTCTAATCAAGCGATACTATAGTTGTTTGACGTTTTTATTCTGGTACTTGGTAGCTATACTATAGTTGATTAACACCCTATAATTCACTGATTCCCAACATTATCGTTAGTAATTGATgtgaaaataagctataaatttgtggaaaacaaatgttaccaattgagttttttttctttctttttcttttttgttatatGAGCTTTATAAGTTATGGACTAAATTCACACTCATGTGTAAAAAGAACATGAGAGGGTTATGTCAATAATCTCACCATATTTTTACATTATAAGAATTATAgggacaaaaatatatttaacccttttatttaattttatttttttctttcaccatcagtttaatttggtttgggggacagttttggcatcaagtggtttcagcctcctCCTAATTACAGTtgcgggagatcgaaccgtgaccctccctaccaaattcagcgtcaattaccacggaaccaactaacgatcagttatttaacccttttatttattcattcattcattgtttTCTGCGGTAGTGCGGTCCAATGAGTAATATGTCAAATActccctgaaattttaaaattcgacaAATAATCttctgaaatttggaaataggcaaataccagTCAAATTGCTCTCTTTGATTGACGTTTCCAAATTTTGAGGTATTcaacgaattttaaaatttcgggAGGAGGTATTCCAATTGTTTTGCTATGTTCTCTTTTCTCATTCGTGACTCACTCACTCACACAAGTTCTTCTCACGAATCACTATCACCATTCACCATGGCTGCTTCTTCCTCTACTTCCCTTTCTCTCACTCCCTCTTCTCACATTcccattttttcttcttcccctTCACGCCTTACTCCTTCTCCCTCATTTCCCTTCTATTCCCGAATTACCCACAAACCCCTTCACCTTCAAAACCCTCCTCATCTTTCCCCCAAGATTCGCTCTTTGCGTCAACAAACCACAGGTAttcatttctttctttctttctacatTCCTTTTATtactataaataaatgaaaatgataTGATTAATTTATTCAACTTCGTATACAAAATAACTGGGAAActtttttatatcttttattaCTATTGGGATTTCTTTCTACATTTCCTTGCTATTTTTGTTATTGGGGTTTCTTGTTTGTTTCCAACCAAAAAGGGATAAACACCAGATTTTAACTAATTAGGTTTTATTTGGAGTTAGGATCAAGATCAAGTTTGTGTTTGTTATTGTCTTGTGTATTCAAGATCCAATGCTTTCGTCGTACAAGTAATTAGTGCCCATGTTGCTAGGTAAATGATTTACAAGTATTGAACATCAAGAATTAGGTGCTGTATATCAGAGTTAACctagttctttttttttgttcttagttCTAGGCTTCTGATTTTCTTTGGAATAATGATACTTGGAGGGTTCTATGAAATGTGTAATCTcaatgttacatttttttttttttgtgttaacctTCTGGTTTCCGGGGGGAAGGGGAACccgtaatccagagttcggttCGGCCGCgaagtaagtaaagtctggtcaagaattgttcccactaGGAATCGAACTCAGTTCTCCTAAATGATTAGTCTTAAGGGAACTCATCTTGGTTATCTCAAAGTTACATTAttgaaaattggaaattcaaacaaaattattaacAGCTGTAATTACTAGTATATATTAGTGGTGCTTAAGGTTTATTTGAAAAAACAGGTTTGCTTGAATTGCATCTGTAATGCTTTctgtatttgatattttagatgATTATAGACCAATTATGGACCTATGTTCCTATGTTGGTAATGTTtataagattattattatttttttaatgtattttccaatttttttcaattaacatTTTTGTTTGGCTTTGATACTTTTTCACATTCTTAAATTTCTATTAGTTTTTTTAGTAAGGTGTGTGAAATACAAATATGTCACTATGTGATTTTAGCATAATGATAGCTTTGAAGTGTTATTAGGTGTCACTCAAGTGATTGTTTTTTAAAGAACTAAGATCAAACAACCTTCTTTAATATTTCTGTTAAAAAAGAATTGGGTAAATTCTATGGAAGTGACGAGACTTTCATTTTGGATCATGGACATTAATTATGAGGAAGTGACGAGACATTAATTTTGGATCAAGTGACGAGACTTTCTATGTAAGTGACGAGACTTTCATTGTGCCTAAAGACTAAAGTAGCTTCTGAGGAATGGTAGGTCAAACATATTCCATATGGTCTCGTACCGTATAATTATTTTGCTTAGACCTAAAAACTCAGTATATGACCCACCGTAATGATGTATTCTTGTAACCAATTAACTATAGATTAGGATCATTATAAACCTTAGGATCAGTTTGATCTTGCTTAATTAAGTAATAATTTTCACGAAGTTGCAAGGCCTAGTTGATCAATGTAGTAATCCTTGGTTTGAGTTCCTAGCTGTATTACAACAGtatgtttttttcttccatatctTTTAGAATTTGACTCCAATTTGATATGTTTGAATTGTcatatttgttttttacttCTGAAGAAATTTAACATGGAGAAGCtctcaattatttttcttaatttgtgcTCTCCTCCCTcctcattttcttctttttttggttctttcatttcatttatagGCTTGGATGCTTACACAGGCTGACCTCCATGGTGTATATTTAAGTGTAAATGTTTCTTTTACAAACTAAAGTTTGTTTGAATTTATTCACGAGAACAGGACCTAACATTAGGAATGAGATTACATTATATCCCTTCACTGCAAAGAATCAACCACATGGAAGGGCATCTGAAATAGTTTGTGTTTTACAATGAGTAGGAAGTTTTTTCTGTTTACATGAACTATATTACTTAAAGCAGGAATTTTGTGGAAATATTTCACTCAGTGCAAGGGTCATACCTTTACCGTTGGTGTTTCTTACTTTTAGCCAGATCTCTGGTTTCAATTTTGTGAACTCAATGTCAATGTGTATTATACTCGGATGGCCTTTTAATTAATGTGAGTTTGTTGTTTCTTGGCAGCTATACCAGTTAACAAAGATCTGTGGGAAAAATCGATTTTGAAAAGTGAAACTCCAGTCCTTGTTGAGTTCTTTGCAAATTGGTGTGGTCCGTGCAAGATGGTACACCGAGTAATTGACGAGATTGCAACAGAGTATGCTGGAAGACTCAAGTGCTTTGTACTCAACACAGACACTGATATGCAAGTTGCTGATGAGTATGAAATTAAGGCGGTACCGgtggttttacttttcaaaaaCGGGAAGAAATTTGATGCTGTAGTTGGTACCATGCCAAAAGAATTTTACGTGTCTGCAATTGAGAAGATGCTCGAGTCTTAAACATGGATCTGTGTGGACAAAATCTCAGTTATGGGATAAACTTTTGCCTTTGCTGGTGGTCATGTTGaattttggttaattttttcGGTTATTTTGTCAGGCGCTCAACATTACTTAGTTCTTCTTGTACATACTGGATGTACTTTTTCTCAGTAGCTAGGTGTGACCTCAAGAGTCTGCTTTAGTAATGAATGTTCCGCGTTCTTGAAAAGTATTGCTTAGATACATgttgaatttgtttgtttcttttgtaCCCGACTTGAACAACATTTGTTGTTCTGAAAGTTCAATTTGATTACCATGTTCTTATTTCCCTTTATTCAACCAATTATTCCCTTGTTTTATGACTTTTGTATACCAATCAAGCATGTGCGTTcgacaaattttgtttttgaaaggGCTAATGTTTGTATTATGTTAGGAGTGGAGATCGAACTTTCAACCTCCTTATCACTCAGTTCTTTAACTCAGTCATCTTTGCTACCAAATCAACCTTAGAAGTTATATCCCTTGACAAAGAACAATGTAGTGTCACATGATAGTACCATGTTCAAATGTTGCTAATTGCCAAGTTTTGCAATTGCAGGATTAGTTTTGATTAGATTATGAACTTATGCGACTATTTTGCAATATACATAAATCATAGATTAAAAATCGATATCCAATTCTCACAGAAACTCGATTGAGAAAGGCCAACTAACACAATTCTTCCTGGAACACGAACTGATCTGATACCGTCACATGCATATTTTAATCGGTGTATCCTCTCTCGTCTCTTTGGCTAGGTGCTACGGTGGTGGTTGTGTGCCATTTTAATTGAGCATACCTAGTCCAGCTCTCTAGGGCAGACATTCTGTCATAgcctattaattaattagagaATCCCAAACATATGGTAACCACTTACAATACTATCATAACTTCCTACTATAAACGTGATTAATTAGATATTGAAAGGGttttattatgatttatgaCAGTTATGGATCAAGGATATGTTAACAAATAATAAAGGATGAGTTCTCTTTATGCCCCCAcatatcttttataccccctaaAATCCCATTTTGCCTTTCGGAAAATCTGAAAATCTGAAAATCTGAAAATATCTCAATTAAtagttaaatttatataaaattatttagagtcttaaaaattaaaatgaagttTTTATAATCTTAtgctcattatttttttatttgacaaatcTTATGCtcatttttaaacatttttagTAAGGACTAAACTTAGGTACAAAGTTCTATACCTACAATATTGACCGTTTTCAGGTACAAATAAAGAAGAAACACTCATAACTTTCTCTATGTTGTAAGGGATGCAACACATTACACATGACATCTTCTCAAGATTTTAAGTTGAAACAGTAAGAACGAGTTTTTAACACCGATATTCAAATTCATTCTTTTCATTAAAGGAATTGatctgatttattttttataattaagattttaaaagtgaaagatatgttgtttaattttgaataatccttcagatttttattttttaataacatactccctccgtccaaaattataagggaaaaaaaccttttttttttgtcccaaattataagggagaaagtcattttcaagaatattttttccttattttcataaaattaaatgcaaattgcatttaattttctctttctacCATTTTcacaataaacaacaaccaataaaaattgtttttacatcttcctatgcaacttattccaaggaaaacacacaaaaacatatttcaaattctcatgttttactttttcttaataaatgtaatttttttattttctcttataatttgggacggaaggagtattttttttataaaaaattaactcaCACTTCACAAAAACGTGAGTTCAACTCATGTTGCTCAATTTAAGACTTATATAATCTACCAGTAAACATTATTAAT
It contains:
- the LOC123907244 gene encoding methylcrotonoyl-CoA carboxylase beta chain, mitochondrial, whose protein sequence is MFGLIRRKTNWVSSSNLLLRRELCLGANGGGGGGGGAMEHLINQLQSHVHKVLAGGGPESVKRNSSRNKLLPRQRIDLLLDPGSSFLELSQLAGHELYEEPLPSGGVVTGIGPVHGRLCMFVANDPTVKGGTYYPITVKKHLRAQEIAAQCKLPCVYLVDSGGAFLPKQADVFPDRENFGRIFYNQAIMSSQGIPQIALVLGSCTAGGAYIPAMADESVMVKGNGTIFLAGPPLVKAATGEEVSAEDLGGAAVHCKTSGVSDYFAQDELHALALGRDIVKNLHMAGRDASTNGLLNMNYEYKEPLYDVNELRSIAPTDLKQPFDIREVISRVVDGSEFDEFKKLYGTTLVTGFARIFGQPVGIIGNNGILFNESALKGAHFIELCTQRNIPLVFLQNITGFMVGSKSEANGIAKSGAKMVMAVSCAKVPKITIIVGGSFGAGNYAMCGRAYSPNFMFLWPNARISVMGGAQAAGVLAQIEKGNKKKQGIQWNKEEEEKFKAKVVDAYEREGSPYYSTARLWDDGIIDPADTRKIIGLCVSASLNRATENTKYGVFRM
- the LOC123907245 gene encoding thioredoxin M3, chloroplastic; protein product: MFSFLIRDSLTHTSSSHESLSPFTMAASSSTSLSLTPSSHIPIFSSSPSRLTPSPSFPFYSRITHKPLHLQNPPHLSPKIRSLRQQTTAIPVNKDLWEKSILKSETPVLVEFFANWCGPCKMVHRVIDEIATEYAGRLKCFVLNTDTDMQVADEYEIKAVPVVLLFKNGKKFDAVVGTMPKEFYVSAIEKMLES